The Mixta hanseatica genome includes a region encoding these proteins:
- the rpmI gene encoding 50S ribosomal protein L35, producing MPKIKTVRGAAKRFKKTGKGGFKHKHANLRHILTKKSTKRKRHLRPKAMVSKGDLGLVIACLPYA from the coding sequence ATGCCTAAGATTAAAACTGTCCGTGGCGCGGCTAAACGCTTTAAAAAAACCGGTAAAGGTGGATTTAAGCACAAGCACGCGAACCTGCGTCATATCCTGACCAAAAAATCAACCAAGCGTAAACGTCACCTGCGCCCGAAAGCCATGGTGTCTAAAGGCGATCTGGGTCTGGTTATTGCCTGCCTGC